A window from Salvia miltiorrhiza cultivar Shanhuang (shh) chromosome 2, IMPLAD_Smil_shh, whole genome shotgun sequence encodes these proteins:
- the LOC131008187 gene encoding uncharacterized protein LOC131008187, translated as MANTDVEDETENDDDSGNCLTDGGGDEETEPSEEVSVDDVESRLKGSADFWWEAKQKTMTPEQMAALTWEQFKIALYEKYVPRSYRKKKEMEFVNLRQGNKIVAEYDRLFCDLARYAPYRVDTDEKISELFCSGLKQEIRVVLASQSALSYAEALNRALDMELQSGSGGRPNQFQPQLKAMEGHLPLPPPQRQQQAYRPHQSGRRPLAPQANQQHHQRVFAINQKAKDENQGNLAGMGELEGVTIVILFDTGASHSFISIPCVDTLELNVEPTPQHLKSEESKANIDDVPVVREYKDVFPEALPGLPPDRQLEFTIDLELETAPMSKAPYRMAPAELQELKVQLQELLDMGFIRPSISPLGAPVLFVKKKNTA; from the exons ATGGCGAACACAGATGTTGAAGATGAGACAGAGAATGACGATGATAGTGGGAACTGCTTGACTGATGGAGGTGGGGATGAAGAGACCGAGCCCAGTGAGGAGGTGTCAGTAGATGATGTTGAAAGCAGA CTTAAGGGGTcagcagatttttggtgggaagcgaaGCAGAAAACCATGACCCCAGAACAGATGGCTGCTCTAACTTGGGAGCAATTTAAGATAGCTCTGTATGAAAAATATGTACCGCGAAGTTATcggaagaagaaggagatggaATTTGTAAATCTGAGACAAGGAAACAAAATAGTAGCTGAGTACGATCGTTTGTTTTgtgatttggctcgatatgcaccatatcgagtagatacagACGAGAAGATATCAGAGCTGTTTTGCTCTGGACtaaagcaagagatacgagttgtCCTggcgagtcagagtgcgctgTCATATGCTGAAGCATTAAATCGAGCACTGGATATGGAACTG caaagtggaagcggagggCGACCAAATCAGTTCCAGCCACAACTTAAGGCTATGGAGGGACATCTACCGTTACCGCCGccacagcgccaacagcaagcTTACCGACCACATCAGTCGGGAAGACGACCACTAGCTCCGCAAGCAAATCAGCAGCATCATCAGAGAGTGTTTGCCATTAATCAGAAAGCGAAGGATGAGAATCAGGGAAATTTAGCAGGTATGGGCGAGTTAGAAGGAGTAACCATAGTAATATTGTTCGATACTGGAgcatcgcattcttttatctccatTCCGTGTGTGGATACATTGGAACTGAACGTAGAACCTACTCCGCAACATCTAAAG AGTGAGGAATCCAAGGCAAACATAGACGACGTGCCAGTCGTGCGGGAGTACAAAGATGTTTTTCCTGAAGCtttgccaggattaccaccaGATCGACAacttgagtttacgatcgacctTGAGCTCGAAACCGCACCGATGTCAAAAGCACCTTATAGGATGGCACCGGCAGAGTTACAAGAGTTGaaggtgcaactacaagaattattggacatgggtttcattcgacccagtaTTTCCCCGttgggagcaccagttctttttgtcaagaaaaaaaatacagcTTGA
- the LOC131008188 gene encoding uncharacterized protein LOC131008188, whose protein sequence is MAENPEVVNDNANKTLRDMMFPINLNLRPSAIVLPEITGNWELKHTLIQILPKYSAMPGEDPQRLLQVFKMACGTVRTASQALGEYIRLLTFPFSLLEGAREWLYDLSKGSIQTWQELQSKFLEKYFPVARIQNLRTRISNIKMRSGEILYEYWGRFKQMLAKCPQHQILDHDLIRYFMGGFRRQDRQWLHAACGGSILNKSAAEAFKLIADMAEESRDEEGTIARNPSTQDDKLDKQCNMFEKFMTNHGTSNQGAPNIRKPVKTCQLCMANSHATDECPQLFEDEEINAIGQQPGGNNGGQHQKPFEPYRQQYNNQGWRQHENFRYGNNNYLGPNQGQTSNQQQYSQQPQQARGSSLSELVHQMAQQQVKFQQEIEKFMMETRGGMQNVNAQLSHLAQAVACLESKQGELPAQVEVVGKKNQEEPEVSEEIGMGSADEEKLAQEREAKKKAVEKGKEKLRHVEPIIFFPGRMAKEQEKEELTELVKILKKVEVNMPLLVALRSMPRCAKFLKELCTRNVKYTDDAKFHVGESVSAVLQRDMPIKCRDPGMFYIPCVIGTMKVDKAMLDLGASINVMPLSMYQDLEIGPLKPTRVVIQLADRSNVYPEGILEDVLVKVEELIFPADFYILDMGKSKVRDPVMLLGRQFLKTSRTLIDCDTGKLTCQYEGDTVTFDIYNAMKHPADTEMVKSVDIIDRVVEEVLPRTTLREPLDVIIQNSITEEDVQEKQLHEAVKMLNACSE, encoded by the exons atggcGGAAAATCCAGAAGTAGTAAATGACAACGCCAACAAGACCCTCCGGGATATGATGTTCCCGATCAATTTAAACCTCCGGCCGTCTGCCATCGTGCTACCGGAGATCACTGGAAACTGGGAGCTGAAGCATACGCTGATTCAAATCTTGCCCAAGTACAGTGCTATGCCCGGGGAAGACCCTCAAAGACTCCTTCAGGTTTTTAAGATGGCATGTGGAACAGTGCGCACCGCAAGCCAAGCACTTGGCGAATACATTCGACTCCTtacttttccgttctctctATTAGAAGGAGCGAGGGAGTGGCTGTACGATTTGTCCAAAGGAAGCATTCAAACCTGGCAAGAGTTGCAGAGCAAGTTCTTGGAGAAGTATTTTCCAGTAGCCCGAATCCAAAATTTGAGGACCCGGATAAGCAATATCAAGATGAGGTCAGGAGAAATCCTCTACGAATATTGGGGGAGGTTCAAGCAAATGctggccaaatgcccacaacatcaAATACTGGATCATGACTTAATTCGGTACTTCATGGGAGGATTTCGAAGGCAAGACAGGCAGTGGTTGCATGCCGCCTGTGGAGGATCAATCCTGAACAAATCTGCTGCAGAGGCTTTCAAGCTAATAGCTGATATGGCCGAGGAGTCCAGAGATGAAGAAGGAACAATAGCTAGAAATCCCTCTACCCAAGATGATAAGCTGGATAAGCAATGTAACATGTTCGAAAAGTTCATGACGAACCACGGAACATCCAACCAAGGGGCCCCCAACATTCGAAAACCCGTGAAGACTTGCCAACTCTGCATGGCAAATTCACATGCAACTGATGAATGTCCACAATTGTTCGAAGATGAAGAAATTAATGCTATTGGGCAACAGCCAGGAGGAAATAATGGGGGACAGCATCAAAAACCCTTCGAACCATACAGGCAGCAGTACAACAACCAAGGATGGAGACAGCACGAAAACTTTAGGTACGGCAACAACAACTATTTGGGACCGAACCAAGGGCAAACGAGTAATCAACAACAATActcgcaacaacctcaacaggcaagaGGATCCTCCCTGTCGGAACTTGTACACCAAATGGCGCAACAACAAGTGAAATTCCAGCAGGAGATCGAAAAATTCATGATGGAGACAAGGggaggaatgcagaatgtgaATGCCCAACTGTCACATCTCGCCCAAGCAGTAGCTTGCCTGGAAAGCAAACAAGGAGAACTTCCTGCCCAAGTGGAG GTGGTTGGAAAGAAAAATCAAGAGGAACCGGAGGTTAGTGAGGAAATTGGAATGGGGTCAGCAGATGAGGAAAAATTAGCCCAAGAGAGGGAAGCCAAGAAGAAAGCAGTAGAGAAAGGCAAAGAGAAATTGAGACATGTTGAGCCCATAATCTTTTTCCCAGGCAGAATGGCCAAGGAACAGGAAAAGGAAGAATTAACCGAATTAGTGAAAATCTTAAAAAAGGTGGAAGTCAATATGCCTCTTCTGGTCGCATTACGCTCTATGCCCAGATGTGCGAAATTCCTTAAGGAACTCTGCACCCGGAATGTCAAATACACCGATGATGCCAAGTTTCATGTAGGCGAGTCAGTATCCGCAGTCTTGCAACGAGATATGCCCATAAAGTGTAGAGATCCAGGGATGTTCTACATTCCTTGTGTGATAGGAACCATGAAGGTGGATAAGGCAATGCTCGACCTAGGGGCATCCATTAATGTTATGCCTTTATCCATGTATCAGGACCTGGAGATAGGACCACTGAAGCCTACCCGAGTGGTAATTCAACTGGCAGACAGGTCAAATGTGTACCCAGAGGGAATACTGGAGGATGTTTTGGTCAAAGTGGAGGAACTcattttcccagcagacttctacATCCTTGACATGGGGAAGTCAAAAGTACGCGACCCAGTTATGCTTTTAGGGAGACAGTTTCTAAAAACTTCCAGGACACTCATcgattgtgatacgggcaaATTGACATGTCAGTACGAAGGAGATACAGTAACGTTCGATATATATAACGCCATGAAGCATCCAGCTGACACAGAGATGGTGAAAAGTGTCGACATAATTGACAGGGTTGTTGAAGAGGTATTGCCCAGAACGACACTCAGGGAACCTCTTGATGTGATAATCCAGAACAGTATCACCGAGGAAGATGTTCAGGAGAAACAACTGCATGAGGCAGTGAAAATGCTAAATGCTTGTAGCGAATGA